A single genomic interval of Malania oleifera isolate guangnan ecotype guangnan chromosome 11, ASM2987363v1, whole genome shotgun sequence harbors:
- the LOC131168303 gene encoding transcription factor PIF3: MVMEHLAGSNVPSCSGEEITKTVKTGRKRSSKGGGGGGCVGGMSGGGGGSVKLSTDPQSVAARERRHRISDRFKILQSLVPGGAKMDTVSMLDEAIHYVKFLKAQIWLHQAMIGGLLQHDAIDPVAPPSAAAALIPPTSDHYESLHIFSPCNHDDDLNANATSCSSLNTSVPLPECVWSQAEDNIATFYDPYVQY; the protein is encoded by the coding sequence ATGGTAATGGAACACCTTGCTGGTAGCAACGTCCCTAGTTGCAGCGGGGAGGAGATCACAAAGACGGTGAAGACGGGGAGGAAAAGATCAAGCAAAGGAGGCGGAGGCGGAGGCTGCGTCGGGGGCATGAGCGGCGGTGGTGGCGGGAGTGTGAAGCTGTCGACGGACCCGCAGAGCGTGGCGGCGAGAGAGAGGAGGCACCGCATAAGCGACCGCTTCAAGATACTGCAGAGCCTGGTGCCGGGAGGGGCCAAGATGGACACCGTCTCCATGCTCGACGAGGCCATTCACTACGTCAAGTTTCTCAAGGCTCAGATATGGCTCCACCAGGCCATGATCGGAGGACTCCTCCAGCACGACGCCATCGACCCTGTCGCTCCGCCTTCTGCTGCGGCGGCATTAATCCCTCCGACGTCCGATCATTATGAGTCTCTTCATATTTTTAGTCCTTGTAATCATGATGATGATCTGAATGCAAATGCTACTTCCTGCTCATCGCTGAACACCTCAGTGCCGCTACCGGAGTGCGTCTGGTCTCAAGCTGAAGATAATATTGCAACGTTTTATGATCCCTACGTACAATATTAA